In one window of Undibacter mobilis DNA:
- a CDS encoding MFS transporter, with the protein MSSQTASAPPSLGWRAPAVIIVCGCIIALLGFGPRSALGFFLTPMSQLHNWGRDVFAFALAVQNLLWGIGQPFAGAIADRYGAPRVLMAGTVLYAAGLFLMAYSTTPATLTLSAGVLIGFGLSGCSFTIVVGAFGKLLPDEWRSTAFGFGTAAGSFGQFLFSPLAVGLIGSAGWTSALFVFAALMLIILPLSLVLAAPRKPAAGTVAQLPQSYKQALTEAFGHRSYVLLVIGFFTCGFQLAFTTVHLPAYLADRGLSAEIGGWTVAAIGLFNIVGSITSGYLGSRMPKRYILSAIYFGRAISIAAFVLLPVTPVTTLIFGAVTGLLWLSTVPPTSSLVAVMFGTRWLAMLFGIAFFSHQVGGFLGVLLGGLAYEHFQSYNPVWWLSVFFGVLSAIINLPIVEKPVARPLVPAAA; encoded by the coding sequence ATGTCCTCCCAGACCGCCAGCGCACCTCCGTCCCTTGGCTGGCGCGCGCCTGCCGTGATTATCGTGTGCGGCTGTATCATCGCGCTTTTGGGCTTTGGCCCGCGTTCGGCGCTCGGTTTCTTTCTCACCCCGATGTCGCAGCTTCACAATTGGGGCCGCGACGTCTTCGCCTTCGCGCTGGCGGTGCAGAATCTGTTGTGGGGCATCGGCCAGCCTTTCGCCGGCGCGATCGCCGATCGCTACGGCGCGCCGCGGGTGTTGATGGCCGGCACCGTGCTCTATGCCGCCGGGCTGTTTCTGATGGCCTATTCGACGACCCCGGCGACGCTCACTTTGTCGGCTGGCGTGCTGATCGGGTTCGGTTTGTCGGGCTGCTCTTTCACCATCGTCGTCGGCGCCTTCGGCAAGCTTTTGCCGGATGAATGGCGCTCGACCGCCTTCGGTTTTGGCACCGCGGCGGGCTCGTTCGGTCAGTTCCTGTTTTCGCCACTCGCCGTGGGCCTGATCGGCTCGGCCGGTTGGACCAGCGCGCTGTTCGTCTTTGCCGCGCTGATGCTGATCATTCTGCCGCTGTCGCTGGTGCTGGCGGCGCCGCGCAAGCCGGCGGCCGGTACCGTCGCGCAGCTCCCGCAATCCTATAAACAGGCTTTGACCGAAGCCTTCGGTCATCGCAGTTACGTGCTGCTGGTGATCGGCTTCTTCACCTGCGGTTTCCAGCTTGCCTTCACCACCGTGCATTTGCCGGCCTATCTTGCCGACCGCGGACTGTCGGCGGAAATCGGCGGCTGGACGGTGGCGGCGATCGGCCTGTTCAATATCGTCGGCTCGATCACCTCGGGCTATCTGGGCTCACGCATGCCGAAGCGTTACATCTTGTCGGCGATCTATTTCGGGCGCGCGATCTCCATCGCCGCCTTCGTGCTGCTGCCGGTGACGCCAGTGACGACGTTGATCTTCGGCGCGGTGACCGGTCTGTTGTGGCTGTCGACGGTGCCGCCCACGTCGTCGCTGGTGGCGGTGATGTTCGGCACGCGCTGGCTGGCCATGTTGTTCGGCATCGCCTTCTTCAGCCATCAGGTCGGCGGCTTCCTCGGGGTGCTGCTCGGCGGTCTCGCCTACGAGCATTTCCAGAGCTACAACCCGGTGTGGTGGCTGAGCGTTTTCTTTGGCGTCCTGTCGGCGATCATCAACCTGCCGATCGTGGAAAAGCCGGTAGCGCGCCCGCTGGTCCCGGCTGCGGCCTGA
- a CDS encoding MDR family oxidoreductase, with the protein MTTFKAMVIEKTESGTKAALADFDEANLMDGDVTVRVEYSTVNYKDGLAITGKAPVVRRFPMIAGVDFAGTVEASSHPKWKAGDKVILNGWGLGETHLGAYAEKARVKGDWLVRLPAGISTRDAMAIGTAGYTAMLCVMALEKHGLTPASGPIAVTGAAGGVGSVAVAILSKLGFSVSATTGRPEQADYLKSLGASEIVERAALAGTPKPLAKERWAGGIDSVGSTTLANLLSMIRYGGAVAACGLAGGMDLPASVAPFILRGVCLLGIDSVMCPLPKREEAWKRLETDLDRQKLAAMTREIGLSELPEVAAAIVAGQVRGRVVVKIG; encoded by the coding sequence GTGACGACTTTCAAGGCGATGGTGATCGAGAAAACCGAGAGCGGCACCAAGGCCGCGCTCGCCGATTTCGATGAAGCAAACCTGATGGACGGCGACGTCACCGTCCGCGTCGAATATTCCACGGTCAATTACAAGGATGGCCTCGCCATCACCGGCAAGGCGCCGGTGGTGCGCCGGTTCCCGATGATCGCCGGCGTCGACTTCGCCGGCACCGTCGAGGCGTCGAGCCATCCCAAGTGGAAGGCCGGCGACAAGGTCATTCTCAATGGCTGGGGTCTCGGCGAAACCCATCTCGGTGCCTATGCCGAAAAGGCGCGGGTGAAGGGCGACTGGCTGGTGCGCCTGCCGGCCGGCATCTCGACCCGTGACGCGATGGCGATCGGCACCGCGGGCTACACGGCGATGCTTTGCGTCATGGCGCTGGAAAAGCACGGCCTGACGCCGGCCAGCGGCCCCATTGCCGTCACCGGCGCTGCTGGTGGCGTCGGCTCGGTTGCGGTGGCGATCCTGTCCAAGCTCGGCTTTTCGGTCAGCGCCACCACCGGCCGCCCCGAGCAGGCCGACTATCTCAAGAGCCTCGGCGCCAGCGAAATCGTCGAACGCGCCGCGCTTGCCGGCACGCCCAAGCCACTGGCCAAGGAGCGCTGGGCCGGCGGCATCGACAGCGTCGGTTCCACGACCCTGGCCAACCTCCTGTCCATGATCCGCTATGGCGGCGCGGTTGCTGCCTGCGGGCTTGCCGGCGGTATGGATCTGCCGGCGTCCGTCGCGCCGTTTATTTTGCGCGGGGTGTGTCTTTTGGGCATCGACTCGGTGATGTGCCCGCTGCCGAAGCGCGAAGAGGCGTGGAAAAGGCTGGAAACGGACCTCGATCGCCAGAAATTAGCCGCGATGACCCGGGAAATCGGCCTCTCCGAACTGCCGGAGGTGGCAGCCGCCATCGTCGCCGGGCAGGTTCGGGGTCGCGTCGTGGTCAAGATCGGGTAA
- a CDS encoding YgfZ/GcvT domain-containing protein has protein sequence MQAALLPDRGVIKVSGEAARGFLNGIVTSDVGKVGPGAARFAALLTPQGKIIADFLVTEAAAEDGGGFYLDAPKALAPALAQKLNFYKLRAKVTIEDLSDRLGVMAVWSGTGTSDYGLTYPDPRLPALGCRVILPPDVAAEAAADLGASLADAEAYETHRIALGVPRGGHDFTYGDTFPHEADMDQLDGVDFDKGCYIGQEVVSRVEHRATARSRVVPVAYEDNAPMQGLEVMAGDKQVGMMGSALDGRGLALLRLDRVGDAMAAGTPLVSGGVALRVVKPDWARFAFPGEAKAAE, from the coding sequence CAAGGTTTCCGGCGAGGCCGCCCGCGGCTTCCTCAACGGCATCGTCACCAGCGATGTCGGCAAAGTCGGCCCGGGCGCCGCGCGCTTTGCCGCCCTGCTGACGCCGCAAGGCAAGATCATCGCCGATTTTCTCGTCACGGAGGCGGCGGCCGAGGATGGCGGCGGCTTCTACCTCGACGCGCCGAAGGCGCTCGCCCCGGCACTCGCCCAGAAGCTCAATTTCTACAAATTGCGCGCCAAGGTGACCATCGAGGACCTGTCCGACCGGCTCGGCGTCATGGCGGTCTGGAGCGGCACCGGAACGAGCGACTACGGCCTCACTTATCCCGACCCGCGCCTGCCGGCGCTTGGCTGTCGCGTGATCCTGCCGCCGGACGTCGCGGCCGAAGCCGCTGCCGATCTCGGCGCAAGCCTCGCCGATGCAGAGGCTTATGAGACGCACCGCATCGCGCTCGGCGTGCCGCGCGGCGGCCACGACTTCACCTATGGCGACACGTTCCCGCACGAAGCCGACATGGACCAGCTCGACGGTGTCGATTTCGACAAAGGCTGTTACATCGGCCAGGAAGTCGTCTCGCGCGTCGAACACCGCGCGACAGCCCGCAGCCGCGTCGTGCCCGTCGCCTATGAGGACAATGCGCCGATGCAGGGCCTCGAAGTGATGGCCGGCGACAAACAGGTCGGCATGATGGGCTCGGCCCTCGATGGCCGCGGCCTGGCGCTGCTGCGGCTCGACCGTGTCGGCGACGCAATGGCCGCCGGCACGCCGCTGGTGTCGGGCGGCGTCGCCTTGCGTGTGGTCAAGCCGGACTGGGCGCGCTTCGCATTTCCCGGCGAGGCCAAAGCGGCGGAGTGA
- a CDS encoding DNA-3-methyladenine glycosylase I, with amino-acid sequence MPIPKTILHADGLKRCGWPKEDPLYVAYHDEEWGVPEWDDRALFEKLILDGFQAGLAWITILRKRDNFRKAFDDFEPEKIARYTPKKVERLMQDAGIVRNRAKIEGAILSARGYLKIMESGPGFSAMLWDHVGGKPLDNKMRAGQSAPAETPTSKAMSKQLIGHGFKFVGPTIVYAFMQAVGMVNDHEVTCWCHAECNKLAAKHAKKKKKK; translated from the coding sequence ATGCCGATCCCGAAGACGATTCTGCATGCCGACGGCTTGAAGCGCTGCGGCTGGCCCAAGGAAGACCCGCTCTACGTCGCCTATCACGACGAGGAATGGGGCGTGCCCGAATGGGACGACCGCGCGCTGTTCGAGAAGCTGATCCTCGACGGTTTCCAGGCCGGGCTGGCGTGGATCACGATCTTGCGCAAGCGCGACAATTTCCGCAAAGCCTTCGACGACTTCGAGCCTGAGAAGATCGCGCGCTACACGCCGAAAAAAGTCGAACGCCTGATGCAGGATGCCGGCATTGTGCGCAACCGCGCCAAGATCGAGGGCGCGATCCTGTCGGCGCGCGGCTACCTCAAGATCATGGAGAGCGGCCCCGGTTTCTCCGCGATGCTGTGGGACCATGTCGGCGGCAAGCCGCTCGACAACAAAATGCGCGCCGGCCAATCCGCCCCCGCCGAAACGCCGACATCGAAGGCGATGTCGAAGCAGCTCATCGGCCACGGCTTCAAATTCGTCGGCCCGACCATCGTCTATGCCTTCATGCAGGCGGTCGGCATGGTCAACGATCACGAAGTCACGTGCTGGTGCCACGCCGAGTGCAACAAGCTCGCGGCCAAGCACGCCAAGAAGAAAAAGAAGAAATGA
- a CDS encoding YfbR-like 5'-deoxynucleotidase has protein sequence MSKAPAAAGKAPRAWQRMLSGRRLDLLDPSPFDVELEDIAHGLARVARWNGQTKGAHIFSVAQHVLLVEALARAKSPSLDDKLRLAILLHDAAEYVIGDMISPFKAVIGDSYKKVENRLLAAIHLHFGLPAELPNAWVKTIKAADRHAAFLEATRLAGFADTEARKFFGPPPTFSAAIERDYLTPWPASTAAKRFAERVGKLLGPGFSAPPRQPK, from the coding sequence ATGAGCAAGGCGCCTGCCGCAGCCGGTAAAGCGCCGCGCGCCTGGCAGCGCATGCTGTCGGGCCGCCGGCTCGACCTGCTCGACCCCTCTCCATTCGATGTCGAACTCGAAGACATCGCGCACGGGCTGGCGCGCGTCGCACGCTGGAACGGCCAGACCAAAGGCGCGCATATCTTCTCCGTGGCGCAGCATGTGCTGCTGGTCGAGGCGCTGGCGCGTGCCAAGTCGCCGAGTCTCGACGACAAGCTCCGCCTCGCCATCCTGCTGCACGACGCCGCCGAATACGTCATCGGTGACATGATCTCGCCGTTCAAGGCGGTGATCGGCGACAGCTACAAGAAAGTCGAGAACCGGCTGCTCGCTGCCATCCATCTGCATTTCGGCCTGCCGGCCGAATTGCCCAACGCCTGGGTCAAGACCATCAAGGCCGCCGACCGGCACGCCGCCTTTCTCGAAGCCACGAGGCTTGCCGGCTTTGCGGACACTGAGGCGCGCAAGTTCTTCGGCCCGCCGCCGACTTTTTCCGCTGCCATCGAACGCGACTACCTCACGCCCTGGCCGGCGTCGACCGCCGCCAAGCGCTTTGCCGAGCGGGTGGGAAAACTGCTCGGCCCCGGCTTTTCAGCGCCGCCGCGCCAGCCTAAATAG
- a CDS encoding tyrosine phosphatase family protein, whose amino-acid sequence MIHVCSLALLYQTVEETKAQHIVTLLRLTDRVTRPAHIAAGNHLILAVDDICDPEEGCTVPAADHVVRLVDFARRWDRSAPMVVHCFAGISRSTAAAFTAACAINPQRDEADIARTIRASSPTAMPNKRIVAIADEVLKRDGRMVRAVEALGRGTEAMQGHPFRLDIG is encoded by the coding sequence ATGATCCATGTCTGCTCCCTTGCGCTGCTGTACCAGACGGTCGAAGAGACCAAGGCCCAGCACATCGTCACCCTGCTCCGCCTCACCGACCGGGTGACGCGGCCGGCGCATATTGCCGCCGGCAATCATCTCATTCTTGCCGTCGACGACATCTGCGATCCGGAGGAAGGCTGCACCGTTCCGGCTGCGGATCATGTAGTGCGTCTTGTCGACTTCGCGCGGCGCTGGGATCGTTCGGCGCCGATGGTGGTGCATTGCTTTGCCGGCATCAGCCGCTCGACGGCGGCGGCCTTCACCGCCGCCTGCGCGATCAATCCGCAGCGCGACGAGGCCGACATCGCGCGCACCATCCGTGCGTCTTCGCCGACCGCCATGCCCAACAAGCGCATTGTCGCCATCGCCGACGAGGTGCTCAAGCGCGACGGCCGCATGGTGCGCGCCGTCGAAGCGCTCGGCCGCGGCACCGAGGCGATGCAAGGCCATCCGTTCCGCCTCGATATCGGCTAG
- a CDS encoding 2Fe-2S iron-sulfur cluster-binding protein, with product MPTIVFIEPNGRSQPVDAPPGMTLMDAAVDCEIDGIIGACAGSCSCGTCHVYIDEPWLSRLPKRSREEDDKLDEVAAEVKRSSRMACRIMLTPQLDGMVVRVPPTQG from the coding sequence ATGCCGACCATCGTCTTTATCGAGCCGAACGGCCGATCCCAGCCCGTCGACGCGCCGCCCGGCATGACGCTGATGGATGCAGCGGTCGATTGCGAGATTGACGGCATCATCGGCGCCTGCGCCGGCAGCTGTTCCTGCGGTACCTGTCACGTCTATATCGACGAGCCGTGGTTGTCGCGCCTGCCGAAACGCAGCCGCGAGGAAGACGACAAGCTCGATGAAGTCGCCGCGGAAGTGAAGAGGTCGAGTCGCATGGCTTGCCGCATCATGCTGACGCCGCAGCTTGACGGCATGGTGGTGCGGGTGCCGCCGACGCAGGGCTGA
- a CDS encoding methyl-accepting chemotaxis protein, whose translation MDLLPLLATLGGQAALGKISVVLLIAAAVVYRRQRSQYRHLSLGLDNMSQGLCMFDNRGRVVFSNRRYLEMYRLSTETVTPGLPLRDLMVQRQATGLFKGDIDAYCADILRRVRGGSDMGAYVPASDGRIVLARNEALSDGGWVSTHEDVTQQRNAELERAANRDTEKRRAAVDGAIVAFRPVAEDLLLRVSEGASTMRTTASALFDASDKTSQCADSAAQAFTEASANVETAAIAAEQLSQSIGEISRQLSHTSDIVKQATDEARATDSEIGQLADGAQKIGDVVKLIGNIAGQTNLLALNATIEAARAGEAGRGFAVVASEVKSLAVQTAKATEEIAGHILAVQNSTGGAIEAIRKIAERMGEINRYTATVAASIEEQSAATDEISQNVAGAAQGASHVVQVTGEVVAAADETRASAEVVRATSQTVEAAVGNLRLEVEDFLKKVAV comes from the coding sequence ATGGACCTGTTACCGCTGTTGGCGACTCTCGGCGGCCAGGCCGCGCTGGGCAAGATCAGCGTTGTGTTGCTGATCGCCGCTGCAGTCGTCTATCGCCGGCAACGCTCGCAGTATCGACACCTGTCGCTGGGCCTCGACAACATGTCGCAAGGCTTGTGCATGTTCGACAACCGCGGCCGCGTCGTTTTCAGCAATCGCCGCTATCTCGAAATGTACCGGCTGTCGACGGAAACAGTGACGCCCGGCCTGCCGCTGCGCGACCTGATGGTGCAAAGGCAGGCGACCGGCCTGTTCAAGGGCGACATCGATGCCTATTGCGCCGATATCCTGAGGCGAGTGCGCGGCGGCAGCGACATGGGCGCCTATGTGCCGGCCAGCGACGGGCGCATTGTCCTCGCCAGAAACGAAGCGCTGTCCGACGGCGGCTGGGTCTCGACGCATGAGGACGTCACCCAGCAGCGCAACGCCGAACTCGAGCGCGCCGCCAACCGCGACACCGAGAAGCGCCGCGCCGCGGTCGACGGCGCGATCGTCGCCTTCCGCCCGGTTGCCGAAGATCTGCTGTTGCGCGTCAGCGAGGGCGCATCAACCATGCGCACCACCGCCAGTGCGTTGTTCGATGCCTCGGACAAGACCTCGCAATGCGCCGACAGCGCCGCACAGGCTTTCACCGAAGCCAGCGCCAATGTCGAAACCGCGGCGATCGCCGCCGAACAGCTGTCGCAATCGATCGGCGAGATCAGCCGCCAGCTCAGCCACACCAGCGATATCGTGAAGCAGGCGACCGACGAAGCTCGCGCGACCGACAGCGAAATCGGTCAACTGGCCGATGGCGCGCAAAAGATCGGCGACGTGGTCAAGCTGATCGGCAACATTGCGGGGCAGACCAACCTGCTGGCGCTTAACGCCACCATCGAAGCCGCGCGCGCCGGCGAGGCCGGCCGCGGCTTTGCCGTAGTCGCCTCCGAAGTCAAATCGCTGGCGGTGCAAACGGCGAAAGCGACCGAGGAAATCGCCGGCCATATTCTCGCCGTGCAGAATTCGACCGGCGGCGCCATTGAAGCGATCCGCAAGATCGCCGAGCGCATGGGCGAGATCAATCGCTACACCGCGACGGTCGCCGCCTCGATCGAGGAGCAAAGCGCGGCCACCGATGAAATTTCGCAGAACGTTGCTGGCGCGGCCCAAGGCGCAAGCCATGTCGTGCAGGTAACCGGCGAAGTGGTGGCGGCTGCGGACGAAACGCGCGCGTCGGCCGAGGTCGTGCGCGCGACGTCGCAGACCGTCGAAGCCGCAGTCGGCAATCTGCGGCTTGAGGTCGAGGACTTCCTGAAGAAAGTGGCTGTCTAG
- a CDS encoding cell wall hydrolase — translation MASRKVDFRTRRRYGARTRGKLFGCALSVFAVLPTSTGYQDLASLLARQPGVAERAREHLIASPFGTIHAAMFSMPRPVGTTIPQPVAYTLASLDPNDVSRSIAAQPWTDPNAPFRFPTVNRKNKRDSLISRARTPMPPMPALTAIEPAGPSLDLRRKDDGPKLELYSTDEVFFGRQPLAGERERLLPWAPGDAPVVVASGDPDVKMSALAPPNGDIKIDEGHSVASKGVVTGPDQRPRSPSERLSLSGVKRTQAEKCLAHAIYFEARDEPVTAQIAVAQVVLNRVFSPYYPNDVCGVVYQNKHRHLACQFTFACDGKSEAIKEPEAYDRSMRIARDSLDGKLWMPEVAKSTHYHDDWARPNWVPEMKKMDKLGGLIFYRPRNWGDGAAEPSWGDPKFTLQEARNLTRIYGNAGR, via the coding sequence GTGGCGTCGCGTAAGGTCGATTTCAGAACGCGTCGGCGTTATGGCGCCAGGACGAGGGGCAAGCTGTTTGGCTGTGCCCTGTCGGTCTTTGCCGTTCTGCCCACATCCACCGGTTATCAGGACCTGGCTTCATTGCTGGCGCGGCAGCCCGGCGTCGCCGAGCGCGCGCGGGAACATCTGATCGCGTCGCCCTTCGGCACCATTCACGCCGCGATGTTCTCGATGCCGCGGCCGGTCGGCACCACGATTCCGCAGCCGGTTGCCTACACGCTGGCCAGCCTCGATCCGAACGATGTGTCGCGTTCAATCGCGGCGCAGCCCTGGACCGATCCGAACGCGCCTTTCAGGTTCCCGACCGTGAACCGCAAGAACAAGCGGGACTCGCTGATCTCTCGGGCGCGCACACCGATGCCGCCGATGCCGGCGCTGACCGCGATCGAACCTGCGGGGCCATCGCTCGATCTGAGGCGCAAGGATGACGGCCCGAAGCTTGAGCTTTATTCCACCGACGAGGTGTTCTTCGGCCGCCAGCCGCTGGCCGGCGAACGCGAACGTCTGTTGCCCTGGGCGCCGGGCGACGCGCCGGTCGTGGTTGCGTCGGGCGATCCCGATGTGAAGATGTCGGCGCTGGCGCCGCCGAACGGCGACATCAAGATCGACGAGGGCCACAGCGTCGCCTCCAAAGGTGTCGTCACCGGTCCCGATCAGCGGCCGCGCTCGCCGTCCGAACGTTTGTCGTTGTCCGGCGTCAAGCGCACCCAGGCCGAAAAGTGTCTCGCCCATGCCATCTATTTCGAGGCCCGCGACGAACCGGTCACGGCGCAGATCGCGGTGGCGCAGGTCGTGCTCAACCGCGTGTTCTCGCCTTATTACCCGAACGATGTCTGCGGCGTGGTCTATCAGAACAAGCACCGGCATCTGGCCTGCCAGTTCACCTTCGCCTGCGACGGCAAATCGGAAGCGATCAAGGAGCCGGAGGCCTACGACCGTTCGATGCGCATCGCCCGCGATTCGCTCGACGGCAAGCTGTGGATGCCGGAGGTCGCCAAGTCGACGCATTATCACGACGACTGGGCGCGGCCGAACTGGGTGCCCGAGATGAAGAAGATGGACAAGCTTGGCGGCCTCATCTTCTACCGCCCGCGCAACTGGGGCGACGGCGCTGCGGAGCCGAGTTGGGGGGATCCCAAATTCACGCTGCAGGAGGCTCGCAACCTGACCCGGATCTACGGCAACGCCGGTCGATAG
- a CDS encoding PaaI family thioesterase: MSLHYGLVSPETLAAHDGLSFLKGIISGQFPQPPIAGTLGFHLIEAEPNRVVFEGLPEQRHYNPIHTVHGGFAATLLDSALACAIFTTMLKGDAWTTLELKLNYVRAMTKDTGPVRAEGRVIHRGRTIATSEGDLKDASGKLYAHATTTCMIMPAKP, from the coding sequence ATGTCATTGCACTACGGACTGGTCAGCCCGGAGACACTTGCCGCTCACGACGGCCTGAGCTTTCTCAAGGGCATCATCTCCGGACAGTTTCCGCAGCCGCCGATCGCCGGGACGCTCGGCTTTCATCTGATCGAGGCCGAACCCAATCGCGTGGTGTTCGAGGGCCTGCCCGAACAGCGGCACTACAATCCGATCCACACCGTGCATGGCGGCTTCGCCGCGACCTTGCTCGATTCAGCGCTCGCCTGCGCGATCTTCACGACCATGCTCAAAGGCGATGCCTGGACCACGCTGGAGCTGAAGCTGAATTATGTGCGGGCGATGACCAAAGACACCGGCCCGGTGCGTGCCGAAGGCCGCGTCATCCACCGCGGACGCACCATTGCAACGTCAGAGGGCGACCTCAAGGACGCAAGCGGCAAGCTTTACGCTCACGCCACGACGACCTGCATGATCATGCCGGCGAAGCCGTAG